In Streptomyces sp. NBC_00433, a single genomic region encodes these proteins:
- a CDS encoding DoxX family membrane protein, with protein sequence MPFSHRKDLGLLALRLGAGGVLLAHGSQKLLGWFGGGGIDGTAAAMESMGFLPGRESAIAAGLGEAGGGALLALGLATPVAGAAAAGAMAGAVAVHAPAGFFASQGGFEYPAFLGFVAAGLGLAGPGCYSLDRLTGHRLNSPGTVLLAFAVSAAAATVVLNRRTATLVAAGEPGPQAAAE encoded by the coding sequence ATGCCCTTCAGCCATCGCAAGGACCTCGGCCTGCTCGCCCTGCGTCTGGGGGCCGGCGGGGTGCTGCTCGCGCACGGTTCGCAGAAGCTCCTCGGCTGGTTCGGCGGGGGCGGTATCGACGGCACGGCCGCGGCCATGGAGAGCATGGGCTTCCTCCCCGGGCGGGAGAGCGCCATCGCGGCCGGCCTCGGCGAGGCGGGCGGCGGCGCGCTGCTGGCGCTGGGGCTCGCCACTCCGGTGGCGGGCGCGGCAGCGGCCGGCGCCATGGCCGGCGCGGTGGCCGTGCACGCCCCCGCGGGGTTCTTCGCGAGCCAGGGCGGCTTCGAATACCCGGCCTTCCTCGGCTTCGTCGCGGCGGGCCTCGGCCTGGCGGGACCCGGCTGCTACTCGCTCGACCGGCTCACCGGCCACCGGCTGAACAGTCCGGGCACGGTCCTGCTGGCCTTCGCGGTCAGCGCCGCCGCCGCCACCGTCGTGCTCAACCGCCGCACGGCCACGCTCGTGGCCGCCGGGGAGCCCGGCCCCCAGGCGGCAGCCGAGTAG
- a CDS encoding DUF2236 domain-containing protein, with translation MVGYPEIPGLGAIRRRVGAELFARVAGPDGDARRERIHGSAGERWFGAERPIRAVHGDASMFVGGLRALLLQSLHPLAMAAVAAHSGYRGDPWGRLQRTSTFLAVTTFGTARDAEEAVAHVRDIHARVSGTTPDGEPYRASDPHLLGWVHAAEVDSFLRAHRRYGARPLDDDGYDAYVADTARVARALGVQDPPLDQAELAAQLDAYRPELRATPQARDAARFMLLSPPLPWAARPPYAVLAANAVALLPLWARVPLGVPYLPVIEETGVRLAGRGLTRAIRWAMAPPPGVAASPPGPDESQDISGTPKLS, from the coding sequence GTGGTGGGCTACCCGGAGATACCCGGACTCGGCGCGATAAGGCGCCGGGTGGGGGCTGAGCTGTTCGCGCGGGTGGCCGGGCCGGACGGGGATGCCAGGCGGGAGCGGATTCACGGGTCCGCCGGTGAGCGGTGGTTCGGGGCCGAGCGGCCGATACGGGCGGTGCACGGCGACGCCTCGATGTTCGTCGGGGGCCTGCGCGCGCTGCTGCTCCAGTCGCTGCACCCGCTGGCGATGGCGGCCGTCGCCGCGCACTCCGGCTACCGGGGCGACCCCTGGGGCCGGCTGCAGCGGACCAGCACCTTCCTCGCCGTGACGACCTTCGGGACCGCGCGGGACGCGGAGGAGGCCGTCGCGCACGTGCGGGACATCCACGCCCGGGTCTCCGGCACCACCCCGGACGGCGAGCCCTACCGGGCATCGGACCCGCACCTGCTCGGCTGGGTGCACGCCGCCGAGGTGGACAGCTTCCTGCGGGCGCACCGGCGCTACGGGGCCCGGCCGCTGGACGACGACGGATATGACGCGTACGTCGCCGACACCGCCCGGGTGGCCCGTGCGCTGGGAGTCCAGGACCCGCCCCTCGACCAGGCGGAACTGGCCGCGCAGCTCGACGCCTACCGCCCCGAGCTGCGCGCCACCCCGCAGGCCAGGGACGCCGCCCGCTTCATGCTGCTCAGCCCTCCGCTGCCGTGGGCGGCCCGCCCGCCCTACGCGGTGCTGGCCGCCAACGCGGTCGCCCTGCTCCCGCTGTGGGCCCGGGTGCCGCTGGGGGTGCCCTATCTGCCGGTGATCGAGGAGACCGGGGTACGGCTGGCGGGCCGGGGCCTGACCCGGGCGATCCGCTGGGCGATGGCACCGCCGCCGGGCGTGGCCGCGTCGCCGCCAGGACCGGACGAGAGTCAGGACATTTCGGGCACGCCGAAGTTATCCTGA
- a CDS encoding response regulator → MGEVRGPRGKVARARGGPAARDRSAAQVDALSGAVEDLAGQFALQPLLERILRRAVGLLGAGAGSISTVDERAGTYREEADLGVGCQEGAVFPLGEGVTGAVVARRGSCVFDSYADVPGGHVDPADRVRLHATVAVPIIWRDEIIGVCVVFSTDPTTRFDEGDVELLHVFARHAAIAIANARLHQEAEQRVRRLAVSAERERVVRDVHDTVARALGSILRHLDAGGPLASTDAEAAADRLEAARSVARAALADTRRTVLGLGPALLDAHSLDEAIAVELAWAHSTAGLRTDLVVTGDRRRLDADVGAHALRLVQEALTNVVAHARAEVVRVGVMYGDDEVAVVVEDDGRGFDPADAGVRRRGTGLTGMVERAHQRGADLRVESTPGWGTRLTARIPYTAGRDPAHPALTPWRVLVVDRRPVVRAGVARLLSRSGPEIEVVGEVDDARRVVDAVRALEPDVVLLDLRMAGLDGVRLTSYVRSASPGTAVLMLTDDLGDERLEEAVRAGARGCVGTDLDGPGLARAVLAATRGDALLTERFLRGLTDRDRPAPDPLTDREREVRALVERGLPDKQIAARLAISVKTVEKHVGAVLRKTGAPNRTVLAHRAAGH, encoded by the coding sequence GTGGGTGAGGTGCGCGGCCCACGCGGCAAGGTGGCCCGCGCGCGGGGCGGCCCCGCTGCCCGGGATCGCAGCGCCGCGCAGGTCGACGCGCTGAGCGGCGCGGTCGAGGACCTCGCGGGGCAGTTCGCGCTCCAGCCGCTGCTGGAGCGCATCCTGCGGCGGGCCGTGGGCCTGCTGGGCGCCGGCGCGGGCTCGATCAGCACCGTGGACGAGCGGGCCGGGACGTACCGCGAGGAGGCCGACCTCGGTGTCGGCTGCCAGGAGGGCGCGGTCTTCCCGCTCGGCGAGGGCGTCACGGGCGCGGTGGTCGCGCGGCGCGGGAGCTGCGTCTTCGACAGCTACGCCGATGTGCCGGGCGGCCATGTGGACCCCGCCGACCGGGTGCGGCTGCACGCGACCGTCGCCGTACCGATCATCTGGCGCGACGAGATCATCGGGGTGTGCGTCGTCTTCAGCACCGACCCGACCACCCGGTTCGACGAGGGCGACGTCGAGCTGCTGCACGTCTTCGCGCGGCACGCGGCCATCGCCATCGCCAACGCCCGGCTGCACCAGGAGGCCGAGCAGCGGGTCAGGCGGCTCGCGGTGAGCGCCGAGCGGGAGCGGGTGGTACGCGATGTCCACGACACGGTGGCCCGCGCGCTCGGCTCGATCCTGCGCCACCTCGACGCGGGCGGCCCGCTCGCGTCCACGGACGCGGAAGCGGCGGCCGACCGGCTGGAGGCGGCCCGCTCGGTGGCCCGCGCGGCCCTGGCCGACACCCGGCGGACCGTACTGGGCCTGGGCCCCGCGCTGCTGGACGCGCACTCGCTCGACGAGGCGATCGCCGTCGAGCTGGCGTGGGCGCACTCGACGGCGGGGCTGCGGACCGACCTGGTGGTCACCGGGGACCGGCGGCGGCTGGACGCGGACGTCGGCGCGCACGCCCTGCGCCTGGTGCAGGAGGCGCTGACCAACGTGGTCGCGCATGCCCGCGCCGAGGTCGTCAGGGTGGGCGTGATGTACGGGGACGACGAGGTCGCGGTGGTCGTCGAGGACGACGGCCGCGGCTTCGATCCGGCGGACGCCGGGGTGCGGCGGCGCGGCACGGGGCTGACCGGCATGGTGGAGCGCGCCCATCAGCGCGGCGCGGATCTGCGCGTCGAGTCGACGCCCGGCTGGGGCACCCGGCTCACCGCGCGTATCCCGTACACGGCCGGCCGCGACCCCGCGCACCCGGCGCTGACGCCGTGGCGGGTCCTGGTGGTCGACCGGCGGCCGGTCGTGCGGGCCGGGGTCGCGCGGCTGCTGTCCAGGTCGGGGCCCGAGATCGAGGTGGTGGGCGAGGTCGACGACGCCCGCCGGGTGGTCGACGCGGTGCGGGCGCTGGAGCCGGACGTGGTGCTGCTCGACCTGCGGATGGCCGGGCTCGACGGTGTCCGGCTGACCTCCTACGTCCGCTCCGCCAGCCCCGGCACGGCGGTGCTGATGCTGACCGACGACCTCGGCGACGAGCGGCTGGAGGAGGCGGTGCGGGCGGGCGCCCGCGGCTGTGTGGGCACCGACCTGGACGGGCCGGGGCTGGCCCGCGCCGTGCTCGCCGCGACCCGCGGCGACGCGCTGCTCACCGAGCGCTTCCTGCGCGGGCTCACCGACCGCGACCGCCCCGCGCCCGACCCGCTCACCGACCGGGAGCGGGAGGTGCGGGCGCTGGTGGAGCGGGGGCTGCCCGACAAGCAGATCGCGGCCCGGCTGGCCATCTCGGTGAAGACCGTCGAGAAGCACGTGGGGGCGGTGCTCCGCAAGACCGGGGCGCCCAACCGCACGGTCCTGGCGCACCGGGCCGCCGGGCACTGA
- a CDS encoding class II fructose-bisphosphate aldolase — translation MSVVPLTDILSDAYKERYGVPAVNVVNDLTLEAVLGAAVENSSPLIVQTSVKTVKAVGYDVLYAMWRSMTAGIEVPVTLHLDHCPEREVITECLRHGWNSVLFDASRMPVEENMRQTVEVVAEARRYGAHVEGEIESITGVEDDIGSDTAAQQQDLAVALEFLRTTQVDVFAPAIGNAHGSYKQAPVLDAERVTAIVDAYPIPIALHGGSGLSDEQFRDLIARGCAKVNISTALKETFMKSNLAFLEEAARKQKWDPPSLFRHVGGDVADLAGSLMRLFGSAGRAA, via the coding sequence GTGTCCGTCGTACCGCTGACCGACATCCTGTCCGACGCCTACAAGGAGCGCTACGGCGTGCCGGCCGTCAACGTGGTCAACGACCTCACCTTGGAGGCTGTCCTCGGCGCCGCCGTGGAGAATTCGTCGCCGCTGATCGTCCAGACGTCCGTGAAGACGGTCAAGGCGGTCGGCTACGACGTGCTCTACGCGATGTGGCGCTCGATGACCGCCGGTATCGAGGTGCCGGTGACGCTGCACCTGGACCACTGCCCGGAGCGCGAGGTGATCACCGAGTGTCTGCGGCACGGATGGAATTCGGTGCTCTTCGACGCCTCGCGGATGCCGGTCGAGGAGAACATGCGGCAGACCGTCGAGGTGGTCGCCGAGGCCCGGCGGTACGGGGCCCACGTGGAGGGCGAGATCGAGTCCATCACCGGGGTGGAGGACGACATCGGCTCCGACACCGCGGCCCAGCAGCAGGATCTCGCGGTGGCGCTGGAATTCCTGCGGACCACGCAGGTCGACGTCTTCGCACCGGCCATCGGCAATGCGCACGGCAGCTACAAGCAGGCGCCCGTACTGGACGCTGAGCGGGTCACCGCCATCGTCGACGCCTACCCGATCCCGATCGCCCTGCACGGCGGCAGCGGCCTGTCCGACGAGCAGTTCCGCGACCTGATCGCCCGCGGCTGCGCGAAGGTCAACATCTCCACCGCGCTCAAGGAGACCTTCATGAAGTCGAACCTGGCCTTCCTCGAAGAGGCCGCGCGGAAGCAGAAGTGGGACCCGCCCTCGCTCTTCCGGCACGTCGGCGGTGACGTGGCCGACCTGGCGGGTTCGCTCATGCGGCTGTTCGGCAGCGCCGGAAGGGCGGCGTGA
- a CDS encoding HAD-IA family hydrolase has translation MPALVFDCDGVLADTERYGHLPAFNRTFEDFGLPVRWSDADYAEKVQVGGGKERMMTLLTPEFVAEAGLPADRESQEAEVARWHRRKTEVYTSIIASGSIPPRPGVRRLAEEARGAGWELAVASTSAEPSVRAVLDMAMGSELAARFSVFAGDVVRHKKPAPDIYTHAVEHLGADAAGVMVVEDSRNGLLAALAAGLRCTVTTSAYTGDEDFTGASLVVSTLGSPPPDPVEARVLDDPLGVKPGPYVTLADLGRLLGVAPPQAA, from the coding sequence ATGCCCGCACTCGTCTTCGACTGCGACGGCGTCCTCGCCGACACCGAGCGCTACGGCCATCTGCCCGCCTTCAACCGGACCTTCGAGGACTTCGGCCTGCCCGTGCGGTGGAGCGACGCCGACTACGCCGAGAAGGTGCAGGTCGGCGGCGGCAAGGAGCGGATGATGACGCTGCTGACGCCGGAATTCGTCGCCGAGGCCGGGCTGCCGGCCGACCGGGAGTCGCAGGAGGCCGAGGTCGCCCGCTGGCACCGGCGCAAGACCGAGGTCTACACCTCGATCATCGCGAGCGGCAGCATCCCGCCGCGGCCCGGGGTGCGCCGGCTCGCCGAGGAGGCCCGGGGCGCCGGATGGGAGCTGGCGGTCGCCTCCACCTCCGCCGAACCCTCGGTGCGCGCGGTGCTCGACATGGCGATGGGCAGCGAACTGGCCGCCCGCTTCTCGGTCTTCGCCGGGGACGTCGTGCGGCACAAGAAGCCCGCCCCCGACATCTACACCCACGCCGTGGAGCATCTCGGCGCGGACGCCGCCGGCGTGATGGTCGTCGAGGACAGCCGCAACGGGCTGCTCGCCGCCCTGGCCGCCGGTCTCAGGTGCACCGTCACGACCAGCGCCTACACCGGGGACGAGGACTTCACCGGCGCCTCGCTGGTGGTCAGCACGCTCGGCTCCCCGCCGCCCGACCCGGTCGAGGCGCGGGTGCTCGACGACCCGCTCGGCGTGAAACCGGGACCGTACGTCACGCTCGCCGACCTCGGGCGCCTGCTCGGCGTCGCGCCCCCGCAGGCCGCTTGA
- the dhaL gene encoding dihydroxyacetone kinase subunit DhaL, with protein MSTSSPAVSDLEFVVGSVAQTAVDNEREFGELDAVVGDGDFGYSLARGFEIVLADWDGFDRSTPSAFLKKVALVISQRVGGTSGPLWGTAFLRAASAVNDTAELAGLTGQDAVAMLRAAAEGIKARGKSDLGDKTLLDALIPMTDALEKELAAGHGGAAELARSTATAARAAADATTPMQAMRGRPSYTGERSIGSPDAGAVAVAVMAERVADEWARRAT; from the coding sequence ATGTCAACGTCATCACCAGCAGTCAGTGACCTGGAATTCGTCGTCGGAAGCGTGGCGCAGACCGCGGTCGACAACGAGCGGGAGTTCGGTGAGCTGGACGCGGTCGTCGGCGACGGGGACTTCGGCTACTCGCTCGCACGCGGCTTCGAGATCGTGCTCGCCGACTGGGACGGCTTCGACCGCTCGACGCCGTCGGCCTTCCTGAAGAAGGTCGCGCTGGTCATCTCGCAGCGAGTGGGCGGCACTTCGGGCCCGCTGTGGGGCACCGCCTTCCTGCGGGCGGCGAGCGCGGTGAACGACACGGCGGAACTGGCCGGGCTGACCGGGCAGGACGCGGTGGCGATGCTGCGCGCGGCCGCCGAGGGCATCAAGGCCCGCGGCAAGTCCGACCTGGGAGACAAGACGCTGCTCGACGCGCTGATCCCGATGACGGACGCGCTGGAGAAGGAACTGGCCGCGGGCCACGGCGGCGCCGCGGAGCTGGCGCGGTCCACCGCGACGGCGGCCCGCGCCGCCGCCGACGCCACCACCCCGATGCAGGCCATGCGGGGCCGGCCGAGCTACACCGGCGAGCGCAGCATCGGCTCGCCGGACGCGGGCGCGGTGGCGGTCGCGGTGATGGCCGAGCGCGTGGCCGACGAGTGGGCCCGACGAGCCACCTGA
- the dhaK gene encoding dihydroxyacetone kinase subunit DhaK, translating into MKKFVNDPKNYIPEMLQGLALANPDTLRYVPEYNLIMRADAPDDDKISVVQGSGSGHEPAHVMSVGKGMLDAACPGDVFSAPPTDYVLETIKRVASPKGVLLLVNNYTGDRMAFEMAQEFSEAEGTKVRTLFIDDDVSVQDSTYTVGRRGVAGNFFVMKAVGAAAERGAELDEAVRIGEKVNSVTRTMGMALTACTPPAKGSPLFELPADEVEMGVGIHGEPGRRREKLRDADTMVRELVDAVADDLPYASGDKVALMVNGLGGTPYSELYLVYGIAHRLLADRGIDVTRSYVGEYCTSLDMAGASVTLVRLDDEIDGLLADPAQTPVRVF; encoded by the coding sequence ATGAAGAAATTCGTCAACGACCCGAAGAACTACATCCCGGAGATGCTGCAGGGGCTGGCGCTCGCCAACCCCGACACCCTGCGGTACGTCCCCGAGTACAACCTGATCATGCGGGCGGACGCCCCGGACGACGACAAGATCTCGGTCGTCCAGGGCTCGGGGTCCGGCCACGAGCCGGCCCATGTGATGAGCGTCGGCAAGGGGATGCTGGACGCGGCCTGCCCCGGTGACGTCTTCTCCGCGCCGCCCACCGACTACGTGCTGGAGACCATCAAGCGGGTCGCGTCGCCCAAGGGCGTGCTGCTGCTGGTCAACAACTACACCGGTGACCGGATGGCGTTCGAGATGGCCCAGGAGTTCTCCGAGGCCGAGGGCACGAAGGTCCGCACCCTCTTCATCGACGACGACGTCTCCGTGCAGGACTCGACCTACACGGTGGGGCGGCGCGGGGTGGCGGGCAACTTCTTCGTGATGAAGGCCGTCGGGGCCGCGGCGGAACGCGGCGCCGAGCTGGACGAGGCGGTCAGGATCGGCGAGAAGGTCAACTCGGTGACCCGCACCATGGGCATGGCGCTGACCGCGTGCACTCCCCCGGCCAAGGGCTCCCCGCTGTTCGAACTGCCCGCCGACGAGGTCGAGATGGGCGTCGGCATCCACGGTGAGCCGGGCCGCCGCAGGGAGAAGCTGCGGGACGCGGACACCATGGTCCGCGAGCTGGTCGACGCCGTCGCCGACGACCTGCCGTACGCGTCGGGCGACAAGGTGGCGCTGATGGTCAACGGCCTCGGCGGCACCCCGTACAGCGAGCTGTACCTGGTCTACGGCATCGCCCACCGGCTGCTGGCCGACCGCGGCATCGACGTCACCCGTTCCTATGTCGGCGAATACTGCACCTCGCTCGACATGGCCGGCGCCTCGGTCACCCTGGTCCGCCTCGACGACGAGATCGACGGCCTGCTGGCGGACCCGGCGCAGACCCCCGTCCGCGTCTTCTGA
- a CDS encoding dicarboxylate/amino acid:cation symporter → MPALLKRTPFWAQILGGLVLGVVLGLIARNGDVNWLTETLTRIGNIFVQLLKLAVPPLVFTAVLVSVVNLRNVTNAARLALRTLMWFCITSLIAVSIGMLLGLATKPGDGVHLKAAALPDELHKGSWVDFLTGIIPTNVVDAFSKPNVLQIVFLAVAVGAACLSVGEKAEPLIDFSKVVLEVVQKALWWVIRLAPLGTLGLIGKSVATYGWDLLRPLGTFTVDVYVGCALVMFVVYPLLLALVGKLNPVNFFRGAWPAIQLGFVSRSSVGTMPVTQRVTERLGVPRDYTSFAVPFGATTKMDGCAAVYPALAAIFVAEVYHVHLGIGDYLLIAFVSVIGSAATAGLTGAIVMLTLTLSTVGLPLEGVGLLLAIDPILDMMRTATNVAGQVLTPVLVASREKILDLDAFNNPRDLEAADESPADADAAERKELVGV, encoded by the coding sequence TTGCCTGCCTTGCTCAAGAGAACCCCGTTCTGGGCCCAGATCCTCGGCGGTCTGGTCCTCGGAGTCGTCCTCGGGCTGATCGCCCGGAACGGCGACGTGAACTGGCTCACCGAGACGCTCACCCGGATCGGCAACATCTTCGTCCAGCTGCTCAAGCTGGCCGTGCCGCCGCTGGTCTTCACCGCCGTCCTGGTCAGCGTCGTCAACCTGCGCAACGTCACCAACGCCGCGCGGCTGGCGCTGCGCACGCTGATGTGGTTCTGCATCACCTCGCTGATCGCGGTGAGCATCGGCATGCTGCTCGGCCTGGCCACCAAGCCGGGCGACGGCGTCCACCTCAAGGCCGCCGCGCTGCCCGACGAGCTGCACAAGGGCAGCTGGGTCGACTTCCTCACCGGCATCATCCCCACCAACGTCGTGGACGCCTTCAGCAAGCCCAACGTGCTGCAGATCGTCTTCCTCGCCGTGGCGGTCGGCGCCGCCTGCCTGTCCGTGGGCGAGAAGGCCGAGCCGCTGATCGACTTCTCCAAGGTCGTGCTCGAGGTCGTGCAGAAGGCCCTGTGGTGGGTGATCCGGCTCGCCCCGCTGGGCACCCTCGGCCTGATCGGCAAGTCCGTCGCCACCTACGGCTGGGACTTGCTCAGGCCGCTCGGCACCTTCACCGTCGACGTCTACGTCGGCTGCGCGCTGGTGATGTTCGTGGTCTACCCGCTGCTGCTCGCCCTGGTCGGCAAGCTCAACCCGGTCAACTTCTTCCGCGGCGCCTGGCCGGCCATCCAGCTCGGCTTCGTCTCCCGCTCCTCGGTGGGCACCATGCCGGTCACCCAGCGCGTCACCGAGCGGCTCGGCGTGCCGCGCGACTACACCTCCTTCGCGGTGCCCTTCGGCGCCACCACGAAGATGGACGGCTGCGCCGCGGTCTACCCGGCGCTGGCGGCGATCTTCGTCGCCGAGGTCTACCACGTGCACCTGGGCATCGGCGACTACCTGCTGATCGCCTTCGTCTCGGTGATCGGCTCGGCCGCGACCGCGGGCCTCACCGGCGCCATCGTGATGCTGACGCTGACCCTGAGCACGGTCGGCCTGCCGCTGGAAGGCGTCGGCCTGCTGCTGGCGATCGACCCGATCCTGGACATGATGCGGACCGCGACCAACGTCGCGGGCCAGGTCCTCACACCGGTCCTGGTCGCGTCCCGCGAGAAGATCCTCGACCTGGACGCCTTCAACAACCCGCGTGACCTGGAGGCCGCCGACGAGTCGCCCGCCGACGCCGACGCCGCCGAGCGCAAGGAGCTGGTCGGGGTCTGA
- a CDS encoding glycoside hydrolase family 95 protein, protein MDTQPSASPEHRPSRRGFLALAAATGATAALGGLPAFTASAAPLRPTTSPLLSDADAERNQLWWQAPGAAGSMIGQGLPVGNGRLGALTGNDPAAELLMVTDATLWTGGLNDTLQGDGQFPYGRDDFGSLTLLAQLTVAIPDHDLGAVNNYRRVLDMAQGVVTTTYDIGGAHYQRQIFASRPDDAIVLHFSQRGGGSYTGTVALAGTHGETATADAAARLASFGAALGNGLRYGAAVTATSSTGKVAVHGTTLAFTGCGDLTVVLSGGTDYAPDAASGFRAPSVDPEALAGTKARDAARHSATTLLHTHVADFRAVFGQFDLSLGKSSPAQRELDTWQRVQARHRDDVPDPELEAAYLQYGRYLMISGSRGSLPMGLQGVWLDGNDPDWMGDYHTDINLQMNYWMADRAGLSGGFDAFADYCLAQLPCWTDTTRRLFNSPANRYRNSSGKIAGWTVAISTNPYGGGGWWWHPAGNAWLCHNLFEHYEYTQDRSYLAKVYPLIKGAVEFWEARLVTTTVTDASGAAREVLIADSDWSPEQGPLDAKGITYAQELVWNLFGHYRTATQALGRDTAHSAAVEALRDRLYLPVVSPTTGWLEEWMSPDNLGETTHRHLSPLFGLFPGDRIRPDDSTPKDILAGATALLTARGMNSFGWANAWRSLCWARLKDAEKAYQLVVTNLRPSADGGNGSAMNLFDIYEVEAGRGIFQIDANFGTPSAIVEMLVYSRPGRVELLPALPAAWAAAGSVSGVGVRGGFVADLAWRDGKVTQATLRSIGGRTTTLAAGGTSRRVDLRPGESVTLRHLS, encoded by the coding sequence GTGGACACCCAGCCCAGCGCATCGCCCGAACACCGCCCCAGCCGCAGGGGCTTCCTGGCCCTCGCCGCCGCGACCGGCGCCACCGCGGCACTCGGCGGCCTCCCGGCCTTCACGGCGTCGGCCGCCCCGCTGCGCCCCACCACCTCGCCACTGCTCTCCGACGCCGACGCCGAGCGCAACCAGCTGTGGTGGCAGGCACCGGGAGCGGCCGGCTCGATGATCGGCCAGGGCCTGCCGGTCGGCAACGGGCGGCTCGGCGCGCTCACCGGCAACGACCCGGCCGCCGAACTGCTCATGGTCACCGACGCCACCCTGTGGACCGGCGGCCTCAACGACACGCTCCAGGGCGACGGCCAGTTCCCCTACGGCCGCGACGACTTCGGCTCCCTCACCCTGCTGGCCCAGCTCACCGTCGCGATACCCGACCACGACCTGGGCGCGGTGAACAACTACCGGCGGGTCCTCGACATGGCCCAGGGCGTGGTCACCACGACCTACGACATCGGCGGCGCCCACTACCAGCGGCAGATCTTCGCCAGCCGCCCCGACGACGCGATCGTGCTGCACTTCTCCCAGCGCGGCGGCGGCAGTTACACCGGCACCGTCGCGCTGGCCGGCACCCACGGCGAGACCGCCACCGCGGACGCCGCCGCCCGCCTCGCCTCCTTCGGCGCGGCCCTCGGCAACGGCCTGAGATACGGCGCCGCCGTCACCGCCACCAGCAGCACCGGCAAGGTCGCCGTGCACGGCACGACCCTGGCCTTCACCGGGTGCGGTGACCTCACCGTCGTCCTCAGCGGCGGCACCGACTACGCCCCCGACGCGGCCTCCGGCTTCCGCGCCCCGTCGGTGGACCCCGAAGCCCTGGCCGGGACGAAGGCGCGGGACGCGGCCCGGCACTCCGCGACGACCCTGCTGCACACCCATGTCGCCGACTTCCGCGCCGTCTTCGGCCAGTTCGACCTCAGCCTCGGCAAGTCCTCGCCGGCGCAGCGCGAACTCGACACCTGGCAGAGGGTGCAGGCGCGCCACCGCGACGACGTCCCCGACCCGGAGCTGGAGGCGGCCTACCTCCAGTACGGCCGCTACCTGATGATCTCCGGGTCGCGCGGCAGCCTGCCGATGGGCCTGCAAGGCGTGTGGCTGGACGGCAACGACCCCGACTGGATGGGCGATTACCACACCGACATCAACCTCCAGATGAACTACTGGATGGCCGACAGGGCGGGCCTGTCCGGCGGCTTCGACGCCTTCGCCGACTACTGCCTGGCGCAGCTGCCCTGCTGGACCGACACCACCCGGCGGCTGTTCAACAGCCCGGCCAACCGCTACCGCAACTCCAGCGGAAAGATCGCCGGCTGGACGGTGGCGATCTCCACCAACCCCTACGGCGGCGGCGGTTGGTGGTGGCACCCGGCCGGAAACGCCTGGCTGTGCCACAACCTCTTCGAGCACTACGAATACACCCAGGACCGCTCCTACCTGGCGAAGGTCTACCCGCTGATCAAGGGCGCGGTGGAATTCTGGGAGGCGCGGCTGGTCACCACCACCGTCACCGACGCGTCGGGCGCCGCGCGCGAGGTGCTGATCGCCGACAGCGACTGGTCGCCCGAGCAGGGGCCGCTGGACGCCAAGGGCATCACCTACGCCCAGGAGCTGGTGTGGAATCTCTTCGGCCACTACCGCACCGCGACGCAGGCCCTCGGCCGCGACACCGCCCACAGCGCGGCCGTCGAGGCGCTGCGGGACCGCCTCTACCTGCCTGTGGTCAGCCCGACGACCGGCTGGCTGGAGGAGTGGATGTCGCCGGACAACCTCGGTGAGACCACGCACCGCCACCTCTCGCCGCTGTTCGGCCTCTTCCCCGGCGACCGGATCCGCCCCGACGACTCCACCCCGAAGGACATCCTGGCCGGCGCGACGGCGCTGCTCACCGCGCGCGGCATGAACAGCTTCGGCTGGGCCAACGCCTGGCGCAGCCTGTGCTGGGCGCGGCTGAAGGACGCGGAGAAGGCGTACCAGCTCGTCGTCACCAACCTCAGGCCGTCCGCGGACGGCGGCAACGGCAGCGCGATGAACCTCTTCGACATCTACGAGGTCGAGGCGGGCCGCGGCATCTTCCAGATCGACGCGAACTTCGGCACCCCGTCGGCGATCGTCGAGATGCTGGTCTACTCCCGGCCCGGCCGTGTCGAGCTGCTGCCGGCGCTGCCCGCCGCCTGGGCGGCCGCAGGCTCGGTGTCCGGCGTGGGTGTACGCGGCGGCTTCGTCGCCGACCTGGCGTGGCGCGACGGCAAGGTCACCCAGGCGACGCTGCGCAGTATCGGCGGCCGCACCACGACCCTCGCCGCCGGCGGCACGTCCCGCCGTGTGGACCTCAGGCCGGGGGAGTCCGTCACCCTGCGTCACCTGTCGTGA